The genome window TCAGAAATCGCCCGGTATAGGATCCGTCGGTGCGGGCGATGGTCTCGGGGGTTCCCTCCGCCACCAGGTGCCCGCCCTTGTCCCCTCCCTCGGGACCGAGGTCGATGACCCAGTCGGCGCTGCGGATCACGTCCATGTTGTGCTCGATAATCACGACGGTGGCCTGTTTCGAGATCAACCGGTCCAGAGCTCGCAGGAGCTTCTGGATGTCGTCGAAGTGGAGTCCGGTGGTCGGCTCGTCCAGGATGAAGATCGAATCGGACCGGGTGGACTTGGCCAGGTAGGAAGCCAGCTTGATCCGTTGCGCCTCCCCTCCGGAGAGAGTGGTGGAGGGTTGGCCCAGTTTTACGTATCCGAGGCCCACGTCTTCCAGCACCTTGAGCTTTTTTGAAAGGCGGGGAAACGGCCGGAAAAACTCCAGAGCCTCAGTCACGGTCAGGCCGAGCACTTCGGCGATGTTCTTGCCCCGGTAGCCGATTTCCAGAATCGTGGACTTGTATCGCGTCCCGCGGCAGTCTTCACAGGTCAGCTCCACGTCGGCCAGGAACTGCATGTTCACCGTTGAGAAGCCCACTCCGTCACAGGTCTCGCAGCGGCCTCCCGGTATGTTGAAGGAGAAGTGGCCGGGACGGAGGTTCTGCCGCTGCGAAGCCCGCTGCGACGCGAAGATCTGGCGAATCTCGTCGAACGCCTTGAGATAGGTGACGGGGTTGGAGCGCGGCGATTTCCCGATGGGCGACTGGTCCACCAGGAGGATCTCCTCCACCAGTTCGGCGCCTTCGATGCGGTCGAACTTTCCCACCTCGCCCTTCCATTGAGACTTCTGTTTCTTGAGGCCGGCGTAGATCACGTCCCCCACCAGGGTCGATTTTCCGGACCCTGAGACTCCCGTGATGCAGACCATCAGTCCCAGGGGCAGGCGCACATCCAAATTTTTCAGATTGTGCTGGCGGGCTCCACGGACGGTCACGAACCGGTCGCCGCAGGAACGCCGGTAGAACGGTGTGGGGACCCGGCGCTCGCCGCGGAGGTACTGCGCCGTCAGGGAGTCGGCGGCGGTCCGCAGGGAGTCCACGCCGCCGCTGTAGACCACGTGTCCGCCATGCTCCCCCGGCCCCGGGCCCAGGTCCACCACCTGATCCGCCGATTCGATCATTTCCCGTTCGTGCTCGACCACCACGATGGTGTTGCCCAGATCCCGCAGATTTCTCAGGATGGAGATGAGGCGCCGCGTGTCTCTGGGATGGAGTCCCACGGAGGGTTCATCCAGCACGTAGAGGGTTCCGGTCAGGGACGAACCCAAGGCGGCGGCCAACTGGATCCGCTGCATTTCTCCTCCGCTCAGGGTGCTGGTGATGCGGTCCAGGGTCAGATAGTCGAGTCCCACCTTCATCAGAAAGTCGAGTCGTTGCCGGATCTCTCGGAGCAGGGAATCCGCCACTGCCCGCTGGCTCTCATTCAGGCGGAGCCGGCGAAAGAATTTCTGGATTTCCTGAATCGGCATGGAGGTGAGCCGGGAGATGCGGCGCCCTCCCAGTTGAACGTCCCTCGCCTCCTGGCAGAGGCGTTCTCCCGAACAGTCGGGGCACCGGGTGTATCCCCGGTATCGGCTGATCAGGATCCGGATGTGCATCTTGTACTTCTTCCGTTCCAGGTAGGCGAAAAACCCCTTGACTCCGGGAAAGCCGTCGCTTCCGTCCCAGATCCGGCGCCGAACCGTCTCGGACAGATCCTGGTAGGGGACGTCCAACGGGATGCCCTCTCGAAGCGCGTACTCCTGCAGCTTCCGGCCGAATCTTCGATAGCGCGGCTTGTTGAAGGGGTCTACGGGTCCCTCGGCCAGCGTCCTCGCCGGGTCCGGAATGATGAGGTCCGGATCCAGGGTGATGGTGCTCCCGAAGCCATGGCAGGTTGGACAGGCCCCATAGGGATTGTTGAAGGAGAAGAGCCGGGGTTCCGGAACCCGGTAGGAGATCCGGCAGTACTGGCACTCCAACCGTTGGGTGAACTCCAGTTCCCGGTCGGCGCTCCGGCCGTCATTGGAAAGGATCGAGATCCGGGCAGCCCCTCCACCCTGGTGAAAACAGGTCTCCAGGGAATCGCGCAATCGCTGGCGCGCAGTGTCCCGGACCACAACTCGATCGACCAGGACCCGGGCGTTCGAAAGATCTGTGGCCGGCAGTCCGTCCTGGACCTGGACCACCCGGAGGCGTCCCGCGTCTTCCAGCACGAGGCGATGAAACCCCTGCTTCATCAGGGGGCCGGCCAGTTCCGTCAAGGGCGCGCCCGGTTCCGGCTGCAGGATCGACCCGGACAAGGAAAAACAGAGAAACAGCCGGGTCCCTTCCGGTAGCCGAAGCAACTGGAGGACCACCTGTTCCACGGTGTCGCGTTTCACCTGGCGGCCGCATCCGCGGCAGACCAGAGTGCCGATCCGGGCATAGACGAGACGCAGATGGTCGTAGATCTCGGTGACGGTTCCCACCGTCGATCTGGGGTTTCGGGAGACCGTCTTCTGCCGTATGGCGATGGCGGGACTGAGCCCGTCGATCTTCCGGACCAAGGGTTTGCGGATCCGTTCCAGGAACTGGCGGGCGTACGCCGACAGAGACTCCACGTAGCGGCGCTGGCCTTCGGCATACAAGGTGTCGAATGCCAGCGAAGACTTGCCCGATCCGCTGACTCCGGTAATCACCGTGAGCCGGTTGATGGGGATCCGAAGATCGATGTTCTTCAGATTGTTCTGGCGCGCACCCGCAATTCGGATCCAGGCGCCGTCGTGGTCTTCGCCATTCATTGAAACACGCCAGTCTATCATCGAATGGGAACAGGATTTGCGACATGAAGATTCTGGTCCG of Acidobacteriota bacterium contains these proteins:
- the uvrA gene encoding excinuclease ABC subunit UvrA produces the protein MNGEDHDGAWIRIAGARQNNLKNIDLRIPINRLTVITGVSGSGKSSLAFDTLYAEGQRRYVESLSAYARQFLERIRKPLVRKIDGLSPAIAIRQKTVSRNPRSTVGTVTEIYDHLRLVYARIGTLVCRGCGRQVKRDTVEQVVLQLLRLPEGTRLFLCFSLSGSILQPEPGAPLTELAGPLMKQGFHRLVLEDAGRLRVVQVQDGLPATDLSNARVLVDRVVVRDTARQRLRDSLETCFHQGGGAARISILSNDGRSADRELEFTQRLECQYCRISYRVPEPRLFSFNNPYGACPTCHGFGSTITLDPDLIIPDPARTLAEGPVDPFNKPRYRRFGRKLQEYALREGIPLDVPYQDLSETVRRRIWDGSDGFPGVKGFFAYLERKKYKMHIRILISRYRGYTRCPDCSGERLCQEARDVQLGGRRISRLTSMPIQEIQKFFRRLRLNESQRAVADSLLREIRQRLDFLMKVGLDYLTLDRITSTLSGGEMQRIQLAAALGSSLTGTLYVLDEPSVGLHPRDTRRLISILRNLRDLGNTIVVVEHEREMIESADQVVDLGPGPGEHGGHVVYSGGVDSLRTAADSLTAQYLRGERRVPTPFYRRSCGDRFVTVRGARQHNLKNLDVRLPLGLMVCITGVSGSGKSTLVGDVIYAGLKKQKSQWKGEVGKFDRIEGAELVEEILLVDQSPIGKSPRSNPVTYLKAFDEIRQIFASQRASQRQNLRPGHFSFNIPGGRCETCDGVGFSTVNMQFLADVELTCEDCRGTRYKSTILEIGYRGKNIAEVLGLTVTEALEFFRPFPRLSKKLKVLEDVGLGYVKLGQPSTTLSGGEAQRIKLASYLAKSTRSDSIFILDEPTTGLHFDDIQKLLRALDRLISKQATVVIIEHNMDVIRSADWVIDLGPEGGDKGGHLVAEGTPETIARTDGSYTGRFLRQALERA